One genomic segment of Arachis duranensis cultivar V14167 chromosome 4, aradu.V14167.gnm2.J7QH, whole genome shotgun sequence includes these proteins:
- the LOC107484069 gene encoding uncharacterized protein LOC107484069, with translation MVVVIEQQEIKDRNANPSRVVAGNEASDGFETASDTDLGSDNGGDDVGSSSHDQPLEQPQQQHQRQQLKIEHLEAEPEQSVSPSNSCPGDLLINEELEKKAMVQANEAKAEGNKLFVDGKYEEALSQYELALQVASDMSSLVEIRSICHANRAVCFQKLGKYDNTVKECTKALDLNPVYIKALVRRGEAHEKLEHFEEAIADMKKILEIDPSNDQARKAIRRLEPLAAEKREMMKEEMIAKLKEMGNSFLGRFGMSVDNFKAVKDPNTGSYSISFQH, from the exons ATGGTGGTGGTGATAGAGCAGCAAGAGATCAAGGATCGAAACGCCAATCCCTCCAGGGTGGTTGCCGGTAACGAGGCTTCCGATGGTTTTGAAACGGCCAGCGACACCGACCTTGGCAGTGACAACGGAGGGGATGACGTCGGATCTAGCAGCCATGATCAACCGCTCGAGCAACCGCAGCAGCAACATCAACGGCAGCAGCTGAAGATAGAACATTTGGAGGCGGAGCCGGAGCAGAGTGTTTCTCCAAGTAATAGTTGCCCTGGGGATCTCTTGATCAATGAGGAGTTGGAGAAG AAAGCAATGGTTCAAGCAAATGAAGCAAAGGCAGAAGGGAACAAGCTTTTTGTGGATGGGAAGTATGAGGAAGCATTATCCCAGTATGAACTTGCTTTACAAGTTGCATCTGACATGTCTTCATTGGTTGAAATACGCTCAATATGCCATGCAAACCGTGCTGTGTGCTTTCAGAAACTG GGAAAATATGACAACACAGTTAAAGAATGCACAAAAGCACTAGATCTGAATCCAGTGTACATTAAAGCTTTAGTAAGAAGAGGAGAAGCTCATGAAAAGCTTGAACATTTTGAAGAAGCCATTGCTG atatgaaaaagatcttAGAAATTGATCCCTCAAATGATCAAGCTAGGAAGGCCATCAGGCGACTTGAGCCGCTTGCTGCAGAAAAGCGGGAAATGATGAAGGAAGAGATGATTG caaaactaaaagaaatggGAAATTCTTTCCTGGGCCGTTTTGGGATGAGTGTCGATAACTTCAAAGCAGTTAAAGATCCAAACACTGGTTCTTATTCTATCTCATTCCAGCATTAA
- the LOC107484060 gene encoding uncharacterized protein LOC107484060 — protein sequence MEVVEETVVKVEESQAEEEDDDAAISKVFPCLYCTRTFYSSQALGGTKMLTEKREEPEETPRGLLLGTRIFYLLLRCRPLLRFFLQRSSLAMQQISHISQAAIFQKDLDQMTHMNLLEIMVFPYRLSEDIVERSFADWQRSLRSSGFNSVDTSQLISLLKSDTQNLETRTYCAEKYQEIDLSLHL from the coding sequence ATGGAAGTCGTTGAGGAAACGGTTGTGAAAGTAGAGGAAAGccaagcagaagaagaagacgatgaTGCCGCAATATCAAAAGTTTTTCCATGCCTATACTGCACAAGAACTTTCTACAGTTCTCAAGCTTTAGGGGGCACCAAAATGCTCacagaaaagagagaagaaccAGAAGAAACACCGAGAGGGCTTCTGCTGGGTACTCGTATCTTCTATTTGCTTCTTCGCTGTCGACCCCTCCTAAGGTTTTTCCTTCAGCGTTCATCACTGGCCATGCAACAAATCTCGCATATTTCCCAAGCCGCCATATTTCAGAAGGATTTAGATCAGATGACGCACATGAATTTGCTGGAGATAATGGTGTTTCCTTACCGATTAAGTGAGGATATTGTTGAGAGAAGTTTCGCTGATTGGCAAAGAAGCCTTAGAAGCAGTGGCTTCAACAGTGTTGACACATCTCAACTAATATCATTACTGAAGAGTGACACTCAAAACCTTGAGACAAGGACCTATTGTGCAGAGAAATATCAAGAAATTGATTTATCTCTCCATTTGTAG